ACTCGCCCTGCCGCTCCACGTCACCCCCTCCCCTTTCATCGCGTGCCACTGCGGAACCCATCGCGCGTTACAAAATGCAAAAAAACCGCAACACTCCGGGCGAATCCGCGATTTCTGAACTTTTTTTGAATTTTTGTGAACCCATGGCAGGGTCTTTGCTCTACCCGGTGACGTCATCAAAGCACGACCCCTCACAACCCCACGCTGAAAGGAGCGACCATGTTGATGAAACTCCGCACCAACAAAAAAGGCTTCACCCTCGTTGAGCTGATGATCGTCGTCGCGATCATCGGTATCCTCGCCGCCCTCGCCATCCCGGCCTTCATCAAGTACATCAACCGCTCCAAGACCGCTGAGGCTGCCAACATCCTCTCCAACGTCTCCGGTGCGGCCAAAGGCTACTTTGAAGGCGACCAGACCTACTCGCTGGCAACTACGGGTGACCAGCCCTGGCACGTCGCTTCCACCGGTGGTGCTGTAGCCGATCGCGCGACCCGCCCCGGCATGCCGGTCGAACTCACTGACAAGGTATTCCCGGGTGGTTCCGCTGGCAGCTTCATTACCCATGACGAGTTCCCGATTGGAGGCGCCAAGGGGGTCCCGGACACCGACAACAGCGCTGCGCTCAACACTGCCGCCCTGCACAAGCTGAACCTGGTGCTCGAAGAGCCGACCTACTTCGGCTACCACATCCAGAGCACCGGCACCGGCGGCGACGCCACCTTCCAGGTCGCGGCCTGCCATGACTTCACCGGTACCACTGCGGCGACCACCACCTGCACCGAAGCCATCACCGACACGCACGCCGTCATCCTCGACTGCGAAGCCGACATCGAAGACGGCACCAACCTCGGCTCGACCTGCTTCCCCCCCTACACCCTCAACGAGTTCAAGTAAGACAGCTCGCTTGACCTGATGTAGGCTAACGAGCCACGGCCCCTTCACCGGGGCCGTGGCTCGTGTCGTTTCAGCCTTCTCCTCCCCGGTCTTGGTCTCACGATGCTGACTCCCCCCATTCGCAAAAGCCTGATCTTCAGCGCGCTTGTGCTCGGAGTGCTCGCCAATCTCCAACTGGGCTTGACGCTCAATCTGGAGAGCAACGCGCGCCGCTTAAGCCAGCCCTCGCGCTACGTATTGCCCTCGGCCGACACCATCGCCATCGCCGCGCTCAACCACCGTGCGGCTGCGGCCGATGTCGTCTGGGTCAACGCCCTGCTCTACGGCGCCGACCGCTTCACCCGTCGCCAGAGCGCCGAAGACGCCACCGACTACGCCAACACGATCATCGACCTCGATCCCCGGTTTAAGCCGGTCTACATGTGGCATCACGCCGCCCGCACGCAATCCTCATCTCGCGTCACCTATGACGATATCGCTGCGGCCAACGCCATCCTCAAACGTGGCCTGGAGGCGTTCCCCGACGAGTGGAAGTTCGCGCAGGCCATCGTCACCAACCACATCGGCCAACGCTACACCCGCACGCCCGAAGAGCATCTGGCCGATATGGAAGAGGCCTACACCT
This DNA window, taken from Lujinxingia sediminis, encodes the following:
- a CDS encoding type IV pilin protein, whose product is MLMKLRTNKKGFTLVELMIVVAIIGILAALAIPAFIKYINRSKTAEAANILSNVSGAAKGYFEGDQTYSLATTGDQPWHVASTGGAVADRATRPGMPVELTDKVFPGGSAGSFITHDEFPIGGAKGVPDTDNSAALNTAALHKLNLVLEEPTYFGYHIQSTGTGGDATFQVAACHDFTGTTAATTTCTEAITDTHAVILDCEADIEDGTNLGSTCFPPYTLNEFK